tgtATTGCTGGCCTTGCCTGCTTTTGGGAAAGTCTGAGCCTTGGTCAAAAGGTGGGTACAGTGACCTGAAGAACATCGATCGTTAAGTTAAATGGCAAAACATAAGCAGGGAGCATATAAATGCCGACATCACATTCAAGCTTCTGGGAAAAAGCTGCATCGATAAGAGGACACGACGAGAGGGAAAATTCCCGCCAACAAGGCCAACTACAAGGAGCTTGCGGAGGTAATTGCGCGTTACgatgctttacttgctgaacatATCGAACTTTCGACTGTCTTTTCTAGGATGTCGAAAACAATTCAGAATGATTTGATAGCTTCATCGCATCATCCATAAACATTTCGATTAAAGAGAGAGGTTGACAGCGCATTTTTTCCCCGTGCGCTCAAGTAGGCATTCCACTTTCCtccggtatttatttagcaaagataACACAATCACTCcggacagacacaagcaaaaCTCATGGCATAAgtgttgcagcagcctaggctacacctAAACGCTAGAAATCGgacatgctgtatgggatgaaaacgagactatatttcagtctgatcaactgtaggctaataagagcagctgcatacagcctatgcaccctgtccatctggtccGGGTAAACTGATTGGTAACATTATGTATTTCTAGTCCatttgtgtgtcaggagaaaatgtgaatgtgatcaaatttagTTTATATTCAAAACTGGGCTGGCTAGGCTTATTAACTGGAATGAATCTATCAACATAATAGCGATGACAGATGTGAGTAAATGTTTTATAAGGCCTACAGTTGCATAGGCCTACATGATGCAAAcatgcataaagcaagctcagcccaGTTGTCTATTTGTCTGGGTAGAGGAAACCCCCCTACTAATCTAGTCTAAATATCATTCATATGAACAGATATAATGTagctgcagtttgacagggttttcatctcccccagggccaggagttaaaaaaaaacaacatgtgACCTGATTAGGAAAAACCTGTCCCATCATAGTCCATATAAAACCTTTTAACAACTAATTTATCACTGGcataccttatagggtccagagttttcctagttaggttaacatataaggaaaaactccaggacCCAGGGGGTAAAAATTGCCCcaccgctctgggacctatggtgccaccagtctgcttggAGTTGTCCGTTatggtcaggtatgtggatgatcagggctttattcaggaacgTTTCTTGGGCGACTTTGACGTGTCAAGTGGGCGAGATGCGCAGTCTGTGTTTGACTTAATGAATGTTGAGATGTCAGAGTTTAACTTCACAGAGAAAGTTGTTGTCCAAACCTATGATGGcgcagctgtaatggaatgtatctgctatttgtatttgcagctaagtcccctcctgttccctgattaagaggtgatctccactccactaccattgtcaactctctcctgacatgaactgaagccacaacgtctcatgtgcccgctcatccactcgcacattgaatgtttcccctccaagcactgtgagtacccctatcaattatctctcattactgtatgtagagtcaatcacatacacaatcacattattacacatacaTGATTTTACTctttgcttggactaactcattctgagctcttttgtctaactgtTTAGTGTCTTGTGTTATTGTTTGTCTTTCCAggcaaatcctgtcctgcactggtcaagcctctgaacacctcaactcatgcctcatacaaTCACTGCTGTGGTTTCTTTCCAACactgtgtaagtagccctctcattcccattccccataatagtgtactataaatgtctttattaaatgctttaggttaaaataattagtctttgacgatttttgaaaCACACTTTGTTGTCTCCGTGCGTTCCGCGCCTATACCGTGGGTCTACCATCCTCCTCAATTTTTTAAGTCACCAGCCTCCATTGGTACGTACGGTTTGTTAGGCCTCCTGGATTGgctgatgtgtttgtgtgtgtgtgtttcattagGCTTATCTCTTGATCtggctgaagtgtgtgtgtgtgtgcgtttggtcGGTCAGTCCTATCTCTTGAACTGTCCGATGTAGCTGTTCTCGATGCAGAGCACGGCGTAGGAGCTGTGACAGCTGCTGGTTCTCTGTTGGAGGAGCTGGCCCCCCTGTAGAGAGGAGGCCATGCCTGTCAGCGCCCGCTCCCCTACACGCCACGTCTCACAGTAGTTATCCACCTGGCCGTGCCCCCTGCTGGTCGAACCGTGCCATATCATCTTGTCTGGCCTGGGTGAGGAGAGGGAACAAGGGAGAGAACGAGATGAAGGGATGAATCATCATATTTTTGCTTCCATTCACTTTCTCAGCTGTTAACTTTACATAACTTATCAATGCCTCCTTATGGATGTTGTAAAAAGAGAGGTTTTGATATTTTGTGTATTGTGAGTAATATGTAGGAGTGTAGTTTATCACCATGTGCCGTCTGTGAAAATGTCTTTGCCATCGAAGGAGTAGATGGGTACGTTGTCCTTCACTCTGCCCTCTGAGTCATTAAAGATGGCCTCCCAACTGTCAAACAGGACCTCGTCCTATAGAGGGGACAGACAAATGGTTAGGGACGGTTTCTGCCAATTACTTAAATGATATGGAATGATACTGGGATTCTGAATGAAGCTGGAAATGCATCTCAGTCTTAGGCGACAGTACCGTACCTTCAGGTTGACGATGGGCATGCGGTCCCTGTCTGACTTGCGGACGATGCTGTAAAGGTCCTGGAGCTTGGAGGAGAGGAAAGCCCGGAAGGTTCCCTTCAGCCCGATGGCCCGAGCCTGGTTGAAGCACAGGAAGTCTGCCCCTCTGATACCCCGCATGTTACCCCCCTGGGGGGCGTTCAGGGCGACCAGGTGAATCTGCAGAAGGAAAGAAGAAGAAAAGTCTGCTTTTAAAAACGTGCTTCCCATCACATCCACAATCAGAAGTATTTCAGCAGTGGCATGTTTTTAGGTTGCATTTATGACATTTAAATCACTGGCTACTCACACTTGGGCCTGACGTGTGTTGGTGGCTGGGGGTCTCAGGGGGTCTGGGTCTGCGTTGTGGGGTTACGTTGTGGTGGTCTGTATAACTGGGGTACCGTGGATCAGTGTGTGAGGGGTATCTGGGGTCTGAATGTGAGGGGTAGCGTGGATCCGGCTGGGCTGGGTAGCGTGGATCCGGCTGGGCTGGGTAGCGTGGATCCGGCTGGGCTGGGTAGCGTGGGTCTGGCTGGGCTGGGTAGCGTGGATCCGGCTGGGCTGGGTAGCGTGGATCCGGCTGGGCTGGGTAGCGTGGATCCGGCTGGGCTGGGTAGCGTGGATCCGGCTGGGCTGGGTAGCGTGGATCCGGCTGGGCTGGGTAGCGTGGATCCGGGTGAGTCGGGTAACGTGGGTCGGGGTAAACAGCGTGTGGCTCAGGCTGTGGCTGGTGGGGGTCTAGCTGTCTGGGGGGTTGCTCTGTGGCCGTGTTGGAGGGATGATCTGGCTGGTAGTAGACCACTGGAGGAGGGTCGACAGCTGCTACCTCATTACCCTGCAgatggatacagacagagaaatcaTGTCAATAAGATTCCCTAATGTGATTAATAACTTCATTATGTGATTCCCTCACTGTCACAATAGTGTATTGTCAGCATTTCTCAAGTGCACATTTCCAAGGACTTACCTGTCCAGGGGGTAAAGCTATGTATGGTCCAAGCTGAAAGGTAAAACTTCCAAGTTAATCATGTAAACATTAACAAAGGATCAAGGTGTTGTATTTTATAAATATAGTGGCTTGCATTCATTACACTGGTAAACACTGCACCTGGATTTGCCGGAAGCCATCTCGTACTCTGATGTAAAAGTCTGTTTGGTCGACCAGATAGACCAGCGTCCCCTCTGCCTGTCGTCTGGCCGTGGCTGTCATCGTGTCATATGACCTCAGCACCATCACCTGTTCAAACGTGGATAACAAGGAGCTAAATGATGCCACATCCTGGAAGTGGTGTATATATCATCACAGTGAGGCTCCGTCCAGAAACAGGCCCTAACCTCCTAGACCCTACACTAGGAATGGAGGGGTTAACAGACTCACCCCAGAGGAGTGTCCATCAGTTCCAGGTGGGCCAGGAGGGCCCGGAGGTCCAGGGATGCTGATGGCTGAGATGTAAAAAGATCACATTCATTGAAGCTGTTAACCAAGGCGCTACTGTACTTCATGTCACCAGAAAGTTGTGTTTCTgcctatgtactgtatgtatgagtgtgtgtgtgagagagtacgCCTCACTCTGTGTTGGCCTGTAGGCTCCAGGTAAGGAGGATGATCCTGAAGGTCCGGGGGGCCCCGGTGGGCCTGGGTTCCCTTGCCTGCCTTCGTACCCTCTTCCTGGGTTACCTGGAGGGCCCTGGGGCCCTGAAGGACCGACGATGGACTCTCCCTTTGGCCCCTGGAGTTCGATAGATCAGATAGATATTTGTCTTGCTCATTAAAACGTTCTAATTGAATTCCAATCTACATGTCTTTTGATGCAAGGCACTGATAAACCGTGGAGAATGCAGTAAAATAAAATGGCTGTTGTTGTTCAGTGGTTATTCTTACTGGAAGTCCTGGAGGTCCAGGCTGACCACCCTGTCCACCGTAACCTCCACCATAATATCCTCCGGCTGGCTCGCCTTTCTCCCCCTTCATCCccgagtctcctctctctcccttcatctcctcctGCAGGGACACATTTGACCTCACGTCAAACACATACAGACGCATGGCGGGTTGTGAGTGTCGAGCGCCTTTGTAGTTACGTCACTTACCTTGAAGGTGTAGATGTCAAAGTTGGACGTGAGACCTAGAGTGGAGACGATAAAACGTGAGTTCAATCAGCTCAATCTCATGTGTTGGTACACCTAAGGGCAGCGGTAGTAAATAACTAGCTGGTTTTACTGTACCTGGTACCCCAGGTATTCCTGGTACTCCACGATCACCTTTCTCTCctttggagtctgatgggtggagGAAAAAGGCCAACATGTAAGAGAACACATGACATCGTTTTACATGCAACGTTTTATGTCATGGTGTGAGACTGGCCAATGAGAATGAGTTGACCTACCAGGATATAACCGTGAGACATCATACCTCTGAGTGTGAAACAGAACAAAGGGGAGAAGAGTTACACTACTGTGCCTTGGAAAGAGACCATATCAATTTGTAAACCCACATTAGTGACTTTGTGGGTTTTAACAACCTGACTGACTACAGCATATAACTGTATCACAACACCAACGTCTGGGAAAGATGCAATAGTGGATCAGACATCTACTCACATTGAACCTGTCCAGAGGTACTGCTGGCCCGGGGGGTCCGGGTGGGCCAGGTGGTCCTGGAGGACCCTAAAAACATGGATCAATCTGGGTTAAACTGATGCCCTGTCTGGGTCATGACGGTCTAACCATACCACTGCTTTTAGGAATGATTTGACATGCTGACCTCTGGGTTGCATCCCAACAGTCTTTCATGTCTGAATCCCATCAATCACCAACCAGCGGTGTCATACTTACTCCAtatcctccagtccctccagctgaatcccccctctctcctttggCACCATTCAACCCAGGACGACCCTGTAACCAACACACTGGTTTAGATCCAGCAGCAGTACATCACCAGTTTAATACTGTATGGGAAATAGCACACTTGGAACCTTTCTAAGTCCCAGTTcagtgccatttagcagacatttttattcaaagcgacttacagtcatgtgtgcatatatttttacatatgggtggtcctgggaatcgaaCTCACTGtcttggcattgcaagcgccatgctcaacCAACTGAACTATAGAGGACCACCACTTGGCTGATAGCTGAACAGAGATACTTACCGGTCTACCTGGCATGCCTATATCACCCTTTAGACCAGCAGGACCATGgggaccctatagagacagagaacaaTATAAATCTACAATCtgaaccctatagagacagagaacaaTGTCAATCTACCAGctggaccctatagagacagagaacacTATAAATCTAGCAGctggaccctatagagacagagaacaaTAACAATCTACCAGCTGGACCCTATAGAAACAGAGAACAATGTCAATCTACCAGctggaccctatagagacagagaacacTATAAATCTAGCAGctggaccctatagagacagagaacaaTAACAATCTACCAGCTGGACCCTATAGAAACAGagaacaatataaatctaccagctggaccctatagagacagagaacaaTATAAATCCCCCAGctggaccctatagagacagagaagaaTATAAATCTACCAGctggaccctatagagacagagaacaatataaatctagcagctggaccctatagagacagagaacaatataaatctaccagctggaccctatagagacagagaacaatataaatctaccagctggaccctatagagacagagaacaatataaatctaccaGCTGGACCCTTTAGAGACAGAGAACAATATAAATCTAGCAGCTGGACCCTATAGTGACAGAGAACACTATAAATCTAGCAGCTGGACCCTATAGAAACAGAGAACAATGTAAATCTACTAGCTGGACCCTATAGTGACAGAGAACACTATAAATCTAGCAGCTGGACCCTATAGAAACAGAGAACAATGTAAATCTACTAGCTGGACCCTATAGTGACAGAGAACACTATAAATCTACCAGCTGGACCCTATAGTGACAGagaacaatataaatctaccaGCTGGACCCTATAGTGACAGAGAAGAATATAAATCTACCAGctggaccctatagagacagagaacaatataaatctaccaGCTGGACCCTATAGTGACAGAGAAGAATATAAATCTACCAGctggaccctatagagacagagaagaaTATAAATCTACCAGctggaccctatagagacagagaagaaTATAAATCTACCAGctggaccctatagagacagagaagaaTATAAATCTACCAGATGGACCCTAAAGAAACAGAGaactatatacagtacatccatGGTTATCGATGGCTAATCAGAAACAAAGCATGTCACTGTTAAAGGAGAGTACTTACAGGAGGTCCCTCAGGTCCCGGGAGTCCCTTCTCTCCCTGCACACACAGAGGTCAAAGGGTATAACATTTTTATGTGGCATGGCACATATAAAAGAGATGGACAAACATAATAACATACAGTATTTCTACCAACTATAAATCTAGTGTGTGGTTTTTTCTCACCGGTTGAGACCCCAGCCCTCCCAGGTACATGGGTCTTCCATCAGGCCCCATGATAATACCAGGTTCTCCTTtctccccctggacaggacacaggGTGGAGACATGTCAATACTTCATGCAATTTTCCCTGTACTGTACAGAAAACAAGATATGAATGAATTAAGTTATTACCAGACCTTAGCTGCGTATCCTGGCTGTCCAGGCTCTCCTGTATCTCCCTTTGGTCCCATAGGCCCCTACAGAAGAAGTTGTGATCAGTATAAATAACAACCTTGTGTCTGTATTAACATGTTTCAGGCAGTTTTCAACATACAACTAGTAGGCCGTACAGCATTATTTTTTGAAATATTAGGGATCACCATTAAGGTGTTTCAACtgcgaaatatatatatttttaaattccaTTAACATGTTATAAGATATTTTTGGGCGCAATCTCCAACATACATCTAGTAAAGCACTGTCCGTTACACTATTTGGTGTGTTTCaactgtgaaatatcttttgaAACAGTAAAGGTAAATGTCTCCACTGTGTGTGTTCATTGGCAGTGTGGTATTGATACGTACTGGGAATCCTGCCCGGCCGGGAATACCTGGTCCTCCCTGGAGAAAAGGAAATAAGGGTTAGGGTGACTTTATAAAACATTATAAGACATTATAAAACTGCATGTAGAGTAACATAGTGACTTGTCTGCTGAGTAAAATTCTCACCTGTCCTTGACTCCCAAGAACTCCATCAAACTAcaacgagacagagacaggtaggtCAGTTGTGTCACTGAAACATCACTATGATCCAGAGCAGACTAGACCGTACAGTACACAGCCATACTCACACTGCCTGAGTTCTGGTAGATGATCTGTCCCGGTGGGCCAGGGGCTCCTGGAGGTCCAGGGGGCCCCCCTTCACGTCCTGGCTCACCctacaacaccacacacacacacacacacaacaacatgagaGCCGTGGGACACTCAATAGACGACTtacgctaccgttcaaaagttgggggtcacttagaaaattctttgtttttgaaagaaaagcaaatgttttgtccatttaaaataacatcaaattgatcagaaatacaatgtaaacattgttaatgttgtaaatgactgttgtagctggaaacggctgatttttttatggaatatctacatagtgtggtatcccaggaggtctaccccgggggatggtaatagaggggaggtacgtgaggcaacgtggctccctctgctgggaaaGCGGGAGCTGGGCACCCCGACACGGACAGCTAAGTGTAGGTAATTAGAggaaagtgccaaccagccgtggagGCTAAATAAAAGGAGCACGATGGCACACcgcgggagagaagggagagagacggacaccagttaacttctctagggtagggggcagtattttcacggccggatgaaaaacgtacccaaattaaacggcctactactcgggcccaggaactaggatatgcatattattagtagatttggatagaaaacactctgaagtttctaaaactgtttgaatggtgtctgagtataacagaactcatatggcaggcaaaaacctgagaaaaatctaaccaggaagtgggaagtctggtacttgtagtcctttcaagtcattgcctattgaacacacagtgacttagggttcattttgcacttcctaaggcttccactagatgtcaacagtctttagaaagttgtttgaggcgtctatgatgaacagacagcgaacagaggaagttgttgactcaggaaagcaaattaattcattggcgcgcattcacgtgagagttagctgtgttccaaaacgttttttaagacactggaatcgtccagttggaatattattgaagttctacgttaaaaaggccctaaagattgacgctatacaacgtttgacatgtttgaacgaacgtaaatataactttttttgacttttcgtcgagacattttggccgcgcttcctacacttggagtagcttactgaacgcggaaacaacaaggagttatttggacataaattatggactttatcgaacaaaacaacatttattgtggacctgggattcctggaagtgccttctgatgaagatcatcaaaggtaagtgaatgtttctaatgctatttatgattttagatgactccaaaatggcgggtatctgtattgcctagtgtatttttctgagcacagtactcaggttattgcaaagtgtgctttccccgtgaagcttttttgaaatctatcacagtggttgcataaaggagatgttcatctataattctttgaataacagtttcatattttatcaacgtttatgatgagtatttttgtaaattgttgtgctgattcaccagcagtattggaggcaaaatattttctgaacatcacgtgccaatgtaaaaggctgttttggatataaatatcaacttgatcgaacaaacaatgcatgtattgtgtaacatgatgacctaggagtgtcatctgatgaagatcgtcaaaggttagtgcataattttagctgaatttctggtatttgtgacgcctgtccttgctaggaaaatggctgtgtggtttttcttgtgttggaactgtccgaacataatctaactttatgctttcgccgtaaagcctttttgaaatcggacaacgtggttacattaaggagacgtgtatctttaaaatggtgtaaaatagtcgtatgtttgacattttgtggttttgaatttggcgctctgatttttcactggctgttgaatagtgtgaaccgtgggtgggagcctgcccaagagaggttaagaaaGAGAAGGAAGACCGAGCAAAACCTAAGTTATTTCTTTGATATATTTATTTTCTGTCTTAGTAAAGTTGTTTTTGCGGACTAaagcctccctgtctctgtgtcaatcTCTGCACGCTCCACCCAACACCCCATGTGTTTACCAcaataggcatacagaggcccattgtcaggaaccatcactcatgtgttccaatggcacgttgtgtttgctaatccaagtttatcattttaaaaggcgaattgatcattagaaaacccttttgcaattatgttagcacacctgaaaactgttctgattaaagaagcaataaaattaaattaaaaaatcaACCACCAAAATATGGTAATCAGGAGTAGGTAACTCAccctttcccctctgtctcccctctcccctttgtTTCCCTGTGTGTACACAAGAAACAAAACAGAATAGGTTAGTGCACTTTGCGTGGGTTACTCTAAAGCCTAAGTAACAGTCTGGGGAGGTGGCTGAGGGATAATAATCTACCAATTTTCCTGGGAATCCGTCCATCCCTGGTGTTCCATCCCGTCCTCTTGCTCCCTCGCTCCCCTTCTCTCCCGAAAGCCCAGGCAAACCAGATCTTCCCTGTATGATGACAGGAATACAGTAAGCATTGCTATATAACAAAGATATGGCCTCCAATCAAACTTAGCAATATATTCAAAGGGATTTCCTGGTTCTTACCGGAAGGCCAGCGATTCCGGGCGGACCCTGAAAAACAACAGATATGTGACTATGTATTAGTTGACGTGATCGTAAAGGCAATCCAAATGATGAGTGAATGGCAATGTATAGATCACCTGTGGTCCTGGAATCCCTATCACTCCAGCAACACCATTGACCCCCGTCACTCCGGAACCCTCCCCGTCACCCTACACAGAGAGGACACAGACACAGTTCAAAAAAGACAATTCCGCAAAAATATATGTTGTGAAATATAGAGTATGTAGTCAATTTGGTAACAATTTGTATGAAGGGAGCTTTGGGGTGGGAAGTTAAGCTGTAGTTGATGTAGTCTGGGTGGGTGGCAGGAGTTGTGTTCAGTACTCACATAACGCACGGGGTAGGAAGGTCCGGGTGGTCCTGGAGGCCCAATCGGTCCCATGGGCCCAGGAAGCCCAGCCAAGCCCCCCTGCCC
The Salmo salar chromosome ssa16, Ssal_v3.1, whole genome shotgun sequence DNA segment above includes these coding regions:
- the LOC106574706 gene encoding collagen alpha-1(XVIII) chain isoform X4 — its product is MPCVDRWSLGLHTCVLLLLVVTWTESQRTAESGVTLLQLIGNLPPDESRAGPGGKPAYYFGGLDGLTAAGQPALAHLPNPFYRDFSLVFQIIPSSPGVLFSITDASQKFMYVGVKLSAPDADGRNQKILFYYTEPDSEASYLAASFTVPSLDMVSWTKFSLSVFKDQVTFFMGCDASGKTVKLERSPDDMELDRGAGIFVGQAGGADPDRFEGAIAELNVVGNPRAAELLCEDDDDSDAASGDFGSGDGDRRETGKTVKTTPPSLRPVPEPPLTSSVSDRLSETGDRNHQTSVESRPGSGGQPGPTGSNREKGDKGEKGSPGDRGPAGPKGDSGSFSSSASSSGGGERGEKGDKGLKGSSGFGYPGSKGDRGIPGPPGPPGPEGPAAQVVRLGDGSVVQPVAGPMGPMGPPGVKGPAGPQGPEGEPGDPGEDGKLGPPGDRGFPGTQGDSGVKGEKGDRGDGHPGPRGLPGPPGPPGPGTIDRATFVDMEGSGGLPDLEKIQTLRGLPGPPGPPGPPGPSTGGVSSHGSGSFGPPGPPGQDGARGLPGPAGPPGRPGTPGPSSGEKGEAGDLGLPGPSGERGSKGDPGVPGQTGQGGLAGLPGPMGPIGPPGPPGPSYPVRYGDGEGSGVTGVNGVAGVIGIPGPQGPPGIAGLPGRSGLPGLSGEKGSEGARGRDGTPGMDGFPGKLGNKGERGDRGERGEPGREGGPPGPPGAPGPPGQIIYQNSGSFDGVLGSQGQGGPGIPGRAGFPGPMGPKGDTGEPGQPGYAAKGEKGEPGIIMGPDGRPMYLGGLGSQPGEKGLPGPEGPPGPHGPAGLKGDIGMPGRPGRPGLNGAKGERGDSAGGTGGYGGPPGPPGPPGPPGPAVPLDRFNRYDVSRLYPDSKGEKGDRGVPGIPGVPGLTSNFDIYTFKEEMKGERGDSGMKGEKGEPAGGYYGGGYGGQGGQPGPPGLPGPKGESIVGPSGPQGPPGNPGRGYEGRQGNPGPPGPPGPSGSSSLPGAYRPTQTISIPGPPGPPGPPGTDGHSSGVMVLRSYDTMTATARRQAEGTLVYLVDQTDFYIRVRDGFRQIQLGPYIALPPGQGNEVAAVDPPPVVYYQPDHPSNTATEQPPRQLDPHQPQPEPHAVYPDPRYPTHPDPRYPAQPDPRYPAQPDPRYPAQPDPRYPAQPDPRYPAQPDPRYPAQPDPRYPAQPDPRYPAQPDPRYPAQPDPRYPSHSDPRYPSHTDPRYPSYTDHHNVTPQRRPRPPETPSHQHTSGPSIHLVALNAPQGGNMRGIRGADFLCFNQARAIGLKGTFRAFLSSKLQDLYSIVRKSDRDRMPIVNLKDEVLFDSWEAIFNDSEGRVKDNVPIYSFDGKDIFTDGTWPDKMIWHGSTSRGHGQVDNYCETWRVGERALTGMASSLQGGQLLQQRTSSCHSSYAVLCIENSYIGQFKR
- the LOC106574706 gene encoding collagen alpha-1(XVIII) chain isoform X3, encoding MSKMTLWLGLLLALSAGRLDAWFWNKDPDPTTQAPTKAPSLGKEGGQPKRAESGVTLLQLIGNLPPDESRAGPGGKPAYYFGGLDGLTAAGQPALAHLPNPFYRDFSLVFQIIPSSPGVLFSITDASQKFMYVGVKLSAPDADGRNQKILFYYTEPDSEASYLAASFTVPSLDMVSWTKFSLSVFKDQVTFFMGCDASGKTVKLERSPDDMELDRGAGIFVGQAGGADPDRFEGAIAELNVVGNPRAAELLCEDDDDSDAASGDFGSGDGDRRETGKTVKTTPPSLRPVPEPPLTSSVSDRLSETGDRNHQTSVESRPGSGGQPGPTGSNREKGDKGEKGSPGDRGPAGPKGDSGSFSSSASSSGGGERGEKGDKGLKGSSGFGYPGSKGDRGIPGPPGPPGPEGPAAQVVRLGDGSVVQPVAGPMGPMGPPGVKGPAGPQGPEGEPGDPGEDGKLGPPGDRGFPGTQGDSGVKGEKGDRGDGHPGPRGLPGPPGPPGPGTIDRATFVDMEGSGGLPDLEKIQTLRGLPGPPGPPGPPGPSTGGVSSHGSGSFGPPGPPGQDGARGLPGPAGPPGRPGTPGPSSGEKGEAGDLGLPGPSGERGSKGDPGVPGQTGQGGLAGLPGPMGPIGPPGPPGPSYPVRYGDGEGSGVTGVNGVAGVIGIPGPQGPPGIAGLPGRSGLPGLSGEKGSEGARGRDGTPGMDGFPGKLGNKGERGDRGERGEPGREGGPPGPPGAPGPPGQIIYQNSGSFDGVLGSQGQGGPGIPGRAGFPGPMGPKGDTGEPGQPGYAAKGEKGEPGIIMGPDGRPMYLGGLGSQPGEKGLPGPEGPPGPHGPAGLKGDIGMPGRPGRPGLNGAKGERGDSAGGTGGYGGPPGPPGPPGPPGPAVPLDRFNRYDVSRLYPDSKGEKGDRGVPGIPGVPGLTSNFDIYTFKEEMKGERGDSGMKGEKGEPAGGYYGGGYGGQGGQPGPPGLPGPKGESIVGPSGPQGPPGNPGRGYEGRQGNPGPPGPPGPSGSSSLPGAYRPTQTISIPGPPGPPGPPGTDGHSSGVMVLRSYDTMTATARRQAEGTLVYLVDQTDFYIRVRDGFRQIQLGPYIALPPGQGNEVAAVDPPPVVYYQPDHPSNTATEQPPRQLDPHQPQPEPHAVYPDPRYPTHPDPRYPAQPDPRYPAQPDPRYPAQPDPRYPAQPDPRYPAQPDPRYPAQPDPRYPAQPDPRYPAQPDPRYPAQPDPRYPSHSDPRYPSHTDPRYPSYTDHHNVTPQRRPRPPETPSHQHTSGPSIHLVALNAPQGGNMRGIRGADFLCFNQARAIGLKGTFRAFLSSKLQDLYSIVRKSDRDRMPIVNLKDEVLFDSWEAIFNDSEGRVKDNVPIYSFDGKDIFTDGTWPDKMIWHGSTSRGHGQVDNYCETWRVGERALTGMASSLQGGQLLQQRTSSCHSSYAVLCIENSYIGQFKR